In one window of Echeneis naucrates chromosome 17, fEcheNa1.1, whole genome shotgun sequence DNA:
- the LOC115057696 gene encoding uncharacterized protein LOC115057696 yields the protein MAQQRNQLDRQKLSCSICLDLLKDPVTIPCGHSYCMNCIKSHWDEKDRKKIHSCPQCRKAFIPRPVLMKNTMLAVLVEQLKKTGLQAAPADRCYAGPEDVACDFCTERKLKAVKSCLVCLASYCEKHLQPHYDVAPLKKHKLVEPSEKLQENICSRHDEVMKMFCRTDQQCICYLCSVDEHKGHDTVSAAAERTERQRELELSRQQIQQRIQDRDKDVKLLQQEVEAINGSADKAVEDTEKIFTQLIRLMERRRSDVKQQIRSQQETEVSRVKELQEKLEQEITELKRKDAELKLLSHTEDHTQFLHNYPSVSALSEATDSSSINIRPLRYFEDVTAAVSELRDQLQDVLTQKGTNVSLTVTEVDVLLPQPPKTRTEFLRYSQEITLDPNTAHRELLLFEGNRNATVMREKQCYSDHPDRFTFWPQVLSRERLTGRCYWEVEWRGRVFIAVAYKNISRTGNSKESGFGHNYKSWALFCHKKYFNFWFNNIKTPVSGPPSSRVGVYLDHRAGILSFYSVSETMTLLHRVQTTFTQPLHAGLGLCSPGDTAAFCRLTNSRRSRNLFPLITQRLFLFRESETVGQKLSGGEMAQQGNQLDQEKFCCSICLDLLKDPVTTTCGHSYCMNCIKSHWDGEDEKKIYSCPQCRKAFIPRPVLMKNTMLADLVEELKKFGLQAAPADHCYAGPEDVACDFCTERKLKAVKSCLVCLASYCDKHLQPHYDVAPLKKHKLVEPSEKLQENICSRHDEVMKMFCCTDQQCICYLCSLDEHKGHDTVSAAAERTERQRELELSRQQIQQRIQDRDKDVKLLQQEVEAINGSADKAVEDTEKIFTQLIRLMERRRSDVKQQIRSQQETEVSRVKELQEKLEQEITELKRKDAELKLLSHTEDHTQFLHNYPSVSALSEATDSSSINIRPLRYFEDVTAAVSELRDQLQDVLRQKWTNVSLTVTKVDVLLSEPEPEPKTRTEFLRYSQDITLDPNTVNAWLLLSKGNRKVTRMSEDQSYSDHPDRFTGSCQVLSRERLTGRWYWEVERRGERVFIAVAYKNIRRVGQNNESAFGFNNKSWSLDCDQNSFTFWSNNTETPVSGPPSPRVGVYLDHRAGILSFYSVSETMTLLHRVQTTFTQPLHAGLGVHETGDTAEFEISCQSNVMGGPLTFDLLSFPVVLMFEFFQVEPWRRSLLIMIVLHLN from the exons ATGGCGCAGCAGAGAAATCAGCTGGATCGACAGAAACtctcctgttccatctgtctggatctactgaaggatccggtgacTATtccctgtggacacagctactgtatgaactgtattaaatcccactgggaTGAAAAAGATCGAAAGAAAATCcacagctgccctcagtgtaggaaggccttcataccgaggcctgttctaatgaaaaacaccatgttagcagttttagtggagcagctgaagaagactggactccaagctgctcctgctgatcgctgctatgctggacctgaagatgtggcctgtgatttctgcaccgagagaaaactgaaagctgtcaagtcctgtttggtttgtttggcctcttactgtgaaaaacacctgcagcctcattatgatgtagctccactgaagaaacacaagctggtggagccctctgagaagctccaggagaacatctgctctcgtcatgatgaggtgatgaagatgttctgccgtactgatcagcagtgtatctgttatctctgctctgtggatgaacataaaggccacgacacagtctcagctgcagcagaaaggactgagaggcagagagagctggagctgagtcgacaacaaatccagcagagaatccaggacagagacaaagatgtgaagctgcttcaacaggaggtggaggccatcaacggctctgctgataaagcagtggaggacactgagaagatcttcactcagctgatccgtctcatggagagaagaaggtctgatgtgaagcagcagatcagatcccagcaggaaactgaagtgagtcgagtcaaagagcttcaggagaagctggagcaggagatcactgagctgaagaggaaagacgctgagctgaagctgctctcacacacagaggatcacacccagtttctacacaactacccctcagtgtcagctctcagtgaagctacagactcatccagcatcaacatccgtcctctgagatactttgaggatgtgacagcagctgtgtcagagctcagagatcagctacaggacgttctgacacagaaagggacaaacgtctcactgacagtgactgaagtggatgttttGCTGCCACAACcaccaaagaccagaactgagttcttaagatattcacaggaaatcactctggatccaaacacagcacacagagagcTGTTATTAtttgaaggaaacagaaatgctACAGTAATGAGAGAAAAGCAGTGttattctgatcatccagacagattcacttTCTGGCctcaggtcctgagcagagagcgtctgactggacgttgttactgggaggtggagtggagagGAAGAGTTTTTATAGCTGTTGcatacaagaatatcagcagaACAGGGAACAGTAAAGAATCTGGATTTGGACATAATTACAAATCTTGGGCTTTATTTTGTCACAAGaagtattttaatttctggttcAACAACATCAAGACTCcagtctcaggtcctccgtcctccagagtcggagtgtacctggatcacagagcaggtattctgtccttctacagcgtctctgaaaccatgactctcctccacagagtccagaccacattcactCAGCCTCTGCATGCTGGACTTGGACTTTGTTCTCCTGGAGACACAGCTGCATTCTgt CGACTGACCAAcagcagaaggagcagaaacCTGTTTCCCCTCATAACTCAGAGATTATTTCTGTTCAGAGAAAGTGAAACTGTTGGACAGAAACTCTCAGGAGGTGAAATGGCGCAGCAGGGAAATCAGCTGGATCAAGAGAAATTCtgctgttccatctgtctggatctactgaaggatccggtgacaactacctgtggacacagctactgtatgaactgtattaaatcccactgggacggagaggatgagaagaaaatctacagctgccctcagtgtaggaAGGCCTTCATACCGAGGCCTGTTCTAATGAAGAACACCATGTTAGCAGATTTAGTGGAAGAACTGAAGAAGTTtggactccaagctgctcctgctgatcactgctatgctgggcctgaagatgtggcctgtgatttctgcaccgagagaaaactgaaagctgtcaagtcctgtttggtttgtttggcctcttactgtgacaaacacctgcagcctcattatgatgtagctccactgaagaaacacaagctggtggagccctctgagaagctccaggagaacatctgctctcgtcatgatgaggtgatgaagatgttctgctgtactgatcagcagtgtatctgttatctctgctctctggatgaacataaaggccacgacacagtctcagctgcagcagaaaggactgagaggcagagagagctggagctgagtcgacaacaaatccagcagagaatccaggacagagacaaagatgtgaagctgcttcaacaggaggtggaggccatcaacggctctgctgataaagcagtggaggacactgagaagatcttcactcagctgatccgtctcatggagagaagaaggtctgatgtgaagcagcagatcagatcccagcaggaaactgaagtgagtcgagtcaaagagcttcaggagaagctggagcaggagatcactgagctgaagaggaaagacgctgagctgaagctgctctcacacacagaggatcacacccagtttctacacaactacccctcagtgtcagctctcagtgaagctacagactcatccagcatcaacatccgtcctctgagatactttgaggatgtgacagcagctgtgtcagagctcagagatcagctacaggacgttctgagacagaaatggacaaacgtctcactgacagtgactaaagtggatgttttactgtcagaaccagaaccagaaccaaagaccagaactgagttcttaagatattcacaggatatcactctggatccaaacacagtcaaTGCCTGGCTGTTATTATctaaaggaaacagaaaagttacacGAATGAGTGAAGATCAGTcttattctgatcatccagacagattcactgGCTCGTgtcaggtcctgagcagagagcGTCTGACTGGACGTTGGTACTGGGAGgttgagaggagaggagagagagtttTTATAGCTGTTGCATACAAGAATATCAGGAGAGTAGGGCAGAATAATGAATCTGCATTTGGATTCAATAACAAATCTTGGTCTTTAGACTGTgaccaaaacagttttacattctGGTCCAACAACACTGAGACTCCAGTCTCAGGTCCTCCATCCCccagagtcggagtgtacctggatcacagagcaggtattctgtccttctacagcgtctctgaaaccatgactctcctccacagagtccagaccacattcactCAGCCTCTGCATGCTGGACTTGGTGTTCATGAGActggagacacagctgagttcG AgatctcctgtcaatcaaacgtTATGGGCGGTCCTTTGACTTTTGACctgttgtcatttcctgttgtgttgatgtttgagTTCTTTCAGGTGGAGCCGTGGAGGAGATCACTGCTCATAATGATTGTTCTTCACCTAAACTGA
- the LOC115057698 gene encoding E3 ubiquitin/ISG15 ligase TRIM25-like translates to MAQQRNQLDRQKLSCSICLDLLKDPVTIPCGHSYCMNCIKFHWDREERKKIYSCPQCRKAFIPRPVLKKNTMLADLLEELKKFGLQAAPADHCYAGPEDVACDFCTGRKRKAVKSCSVCLASYCDKHLQPHYESDKFKKHKLVEPSEKLQENNCSRHDEVMKMFCRTDQQCICFLCSVDEHKGHDTVSAAAERTERQRELELSRQQIQQRIQDRDEDVKLLQQEVEAINGSADKAVEDTEKIFTQLIRLMERRRSDVKQQIRSQQETEVSRVKELQEKLEQEITELKRKDAELKLLSHTEDHTQFLHNYPSVSALSEATDSSSINIRPLRYFEDVTAAVSELRDQLQDVLRQEWTNVSLTVTEVDVSLSEPEPKTRTEFLRYSQEITLDPNTVNAWLLLSEGNRKSTRMSAYQSYPDHPDRFTGSCQVLSRESLTGRCYWEVERRGERVFIAVTYKNISRAGRSDECLFGGNYKSWALFCHKKYFNFWFNNIKTPVSGPPSSRVGVYLDHRAGILSFYSVSETMTLLHRVQTTFTQPLHAGLGLCSPGDTAAFCKLKRLTNSRRSRNLFPLITQRLFLFRESETVGQKLSGAEMAQQGNQLDRQKLSCSICLDLLKDPVTTTCGHSYCMNCIKFHWDGEDEKKIYSCPQCRKAFIPRPVLMKNTMLAVLVEQLKKTGLQAAPADHCYAGPEDVACDFCTGRKLKAVKSCLVCLASYCDKHLQPHYDVAPLKKHKLVEPSEKLQENICSRHDEVMKMFCRTDQQCICYLCSVEEHKGHDTVSAAAERTERQRELELSRQQIQQRNQDRDKDVKLLQQEVEAINGSADKAVEDTEKIFTQLIRLMERRRSDVKQQIRSQQETEVSRVKELQEKLEQEITELKRKDAELKLLSHTEDHTQFLHNYPSVSALSEATDSSSINIRPLRYFEDVTAAVSELRDQLQDVLTQKWTDVSLTVTEVDVLLSEPEPKTRTEFLRYSQEITLDPNTAYRYLLLSEGNRKVTQMSKVQCYSDHPDRFIGWYQVLSRESLTGRCYWEVERRGGVSVAVTYKNISRAGSSNECLFGYNKKSWSLDCDQNSFKFWSNNIQTAVSGPPSSRVGVYLDHRAGILSFYSVSETMTLLHRVQTTFIQPLHAGLGLYWSPGDTAEFCELK, encoded by the exons ATGGCGCAGCAGAGAAATCAGCTGGATCGACAGAAACtctcctgttccatctgtctggatctactgaaggatccggtgacTATtccctgtggacacagctactgtatgaactgtattaaattCCActgggacagagaggaaaggaagaaaatctacagctgccctcagtgtaggaaggccttcataccgaggcctgttctaaagaaaaacaccatgttagcagATTTATTGGAGGAACTGAAGAAGTTtggactccaagctgctcctgctgatcactgctatgctggacctgaagatgtggcctgtgatttctgcaccgggagaaaacggaaagctgtcaagtcctgttcagtttgtttggcctcttactgtgacaaacacctgcagcctcattatgaatCAGATAAAttcaagaaacacaagctggtggagccctctgagaagctccaggagaacaactgctctcgtcatgatgaggtgatgaagatgttctgccgtactgatcagcagtgtatctgttttctctgctctgtggatgaacataaaggccacgacacagtctcagctgcagcagaaaggactgagaggcagagagagctggagctgagtcgacaacaaatccagcagagaatccaggacagagacgaagatgtgaagctgcttcaacaggaggtggaggccatcaacggctctgctgataaagcagtggaggacactgagaagatcttcactcagctgatccgtctcatggagagaagaaggtctgatgtgaagcagcagatcagatcccagcaggaaactgaagtgagtcgagtcaaagagcttcaggagaagctggagcaggagatcactgagctgaagaggaaagacgctgagctgaagctgctctcacacacagaggatcacacccagtttctacacaactacccctcagtgtcagctctcagtgaagctacagactcatccagcatcaacatccgtcctctgagatactttgaggatgtgacagcagctgtgtcagagctcagagatcagctacaggacgttctgaGACAGGaatggacaaacgtctcactgacagtgactgaagtggatgtttcactgtcagaaccagaaccaaagaccagaactgagttcttaagatattcacaggaaatcactctggatccaaacacagtaaATGCCTGGCTgttattatctgaaggaaacagaaaatctACACGAATGAGTGCATATCAGTCttatcctgatcatccagacagattcactgGCTCGTgtcaggtcctgagcagagagagtctgactggacgttgttactgggaggtggagaggagaggagagagagtttTTATAGCAGTCacatacaagaatatcagcagagcagggaggtctgatgaatgtttgtttgGAGGCAATTACAAATCTTGGGCTTTATTTTGTCACAAGaagtattttaatttctggttcAACAACATCAAGACTCcagtctcaggtcctccgtcctccagagtcggagtgtacctggatcacagagcaggtattctgtccttctacagcgtctctgaaaccatgactctcctccacagagtccagaccacattcactCAGCCTCTACATGCTGGACTTGGACTTTGTTCTCCTGGAGACACAGCTGCATTCTgtaaactaaaa CGACTGACCAAcagcagaaggagcagaaacCTGTTTCCCCTCATAACTCAGAGATTATTTCTGTTCAGAGAAAGTGAAACTGTTGGACAGAAACTCTCAGGAGCTGAAATGGCGCAGCAGGGAAATCAGCTGGATCGACAGAAACtctcctgttccatctgtctggatctactgaaggatccggtgacgactacctgtggacacagctactgtatgaactgtattaaattCCACtgggatggagaggatgagaagaaaatctacagctgccctcagtgtaggaaggccttcataccgaggcctgttctaatgaaaaacaccatgttagcagttttagtggagcagctgaagaagactggactccaagctgctcctgctgatcactgctatgctggacctgaagatgtggcctgtgatttctgcaccgggagaaaactgaaagctgtcaagtcctgtctggtttgtttggcctcttactgtgacaaacacctgcagcctcattatgatgtagctccactgaagaaacacaagctggtggagccctctgagaagctccaggagaacatctgctctcgtcatgatgaggtgatgaagatgttctgccgtactgatcagcagtgtatctgttatctctgctctgtggaggaacataaaggccacgacacagtctcagctgcagcagaaaggactgagaggcagagagagctggagctgagtcgacaacaaatccagcagagaaaccaggacagagacaaagatgtgaagctgcttcaacaggaggtggaggccatcaacggctctgctgataaagcagtggaggacactgagaagatcttcactcagctgatccgtctcatggagagaagaaggtctgatgtgaagcagcagatcagatcccagcaggaaactgaagtgagtcgagtcaaagagcttcaggagaagctggagcaggagatcactgagctgaagaggaaagacgctgagctgaagctgctctcacacacagaggatcacacccagtttctacacaactacccctcagtgtcagctctcagtgaagctacagactcatccagcatcaacatccgtcctctgagatactttgaggatgtgacagcagctgtgtcagagctcagagatcagctacaggacgttctgacacagaaatggacagacgtctcactgacagtgactgaagtggatgttttactgtcagaaccagaaccaaagaccagaactgagttcttaagatattcacaggaaatcactctggatccaaacacagcatACAGATATCTgttattatctgaaggaaacagaaaagttacacAAATGAGTAAAGTTCAGTGttattctgatcatccagacagattcatCGGCTGGTAtcaggtcctgagcagagagagtctgactggacgttgttactgggaggtggagaggagaggaggagtttcTGTAGCAGTCacatacaagaatatcagcagagcagggagctCGAATGAATGTCTCTTTGGATACAATAAGAAATCTTGGTCTTTAGACTGTGACCAAAACAGTTTCAAATTCTGGtccaacaacatccagactgcagtctcaggtcctccgtcctccagagtcggagtgtacctggatcacagagcaggtattctgtccttctacagcgtctctgaaaccatgactctcctccacagagtccagaccacattcatTCAGCCTCTGCATGCTGGACTTGGACTTTACTGGTCTCctggagacacagctgagttcTGTGAACTGAAATAA